The Streptomyces sp. NBC_01353 genome contains a region encoding:
- a CDS encoding MarR family transcriptional regulator, with translation MSDNPEQPGPHPLQEPSLDEQIAAYQREFRELDPQVEKVVSALGRLNRRMNVAYGRQLADLGISNAEWEVLKTLVLAGAPYRLGPGELAKRLGLTPAAMTHRIDRMAGEGLVTRDRDESNRVRVIVELTDEGRSKWLEAMRMATDFEEKLLQDLTSEERGGLGDMLIRLLRRVEHTQPDAGGRLTDLD, from the coding sequence ATGTCCGACAACCCCGAGCAGCCCGGCCCGCACCCCCTGCAGGAGCCGAGCCTCGACGAACAGATCGCGGCCTATCAGCGCGAGTTCCGCGAGCTCGACCCCCAGGTCGAGAAGGTGGTCTCCGCTCTCGGCCGGCTGAACCGGCGCATGAACGTGGCGTACGGCCGCCAGCTCGCCGACCTCGGCATCAGCAACGCCGAGTGGGAGGTCCTCAAGACCCTCGTCCTGGCCGGCGCCCCCTATCGCCTGGGCCCCGGCGAGCTGGCCAAGCGCCTCGGCCTGACCCCGGCCGCCATGACCCACCGCATCGACCGGATGGCCGGCGAAGGTCTCGTCACCCGCGACCGCGACGAGAGCAACCGCGTACGGGTGATCGTGGAGCTCACGGACGAGGGCCGTTCGAAGTGGCTCGAGGCGATGCGCATGGCGACGGACTTCGAGGAGAAGCTCCTCCAGGACCTGACGAGCGAGGAGCGGGGCGGCCTCGGCGACATGCTGATCCGCCTCCTGCGCAGGGTCGAACACACCCAGCCGGACGCGGGCGGCCGGCTCACCGACCTCGACTGA
- a CDS encoding MFS transporter yields the protein MGAAMRRIQAGSALSAFGLGFTVPYLYVYVAQVRDLGASTAGIVLAVFAMAALVVLPFSGRAIDRRGPVPVLLVAAVLASLGALGMGLSESVPAAVGSAALLGAGTAVMQPALATMIVWCSDPATRTRSFAMQFFLQNLGLGVGGLIGGQLVDASRPDSFLLLFSIEAVMFLVLAGIVLTVRMPGSPALQGTRPAAAKGGGVRALLGHKAMVQLCVLGFVLFFACYGQFESGLAAYGTEAAGIQPSTLGIALAANTAVIVVAQFVVLRFVERRRRSRVIAAVGLIWAVAWVIAGYAGLGHGSQTMATAAFVSTYALFGLGEAMLSPTVAPLVADLAPESMVGQYNSAFALVKQLALAVGPAVGGPMGASLHGPYIVTFVLFSLGITYLALRLGKQLTPVQDQPSLATKTSRVVAQHLPEKESVSA from the coding sequence ATGGGTGCAGCGATGCGCCGGATCCAGGCAGGCAGCGCGCTGAGCGCGTTCGGACTCGGCTTCACCGTTCCGTACCTCTATGTGTATGTCGCTCAGGTGCGAGACCTGGGTGCCTCCACGGCGGGCATCGTGCTCGCCGTCTTCGCCATGGCCGCGCTCGTCGTGCTGCCCTTCAGCGGGCGGGCCATCGACCGGCGCGGTCCGGTCCCCGTGCTTCTGGTCGCCGCCGTCCTCGCGTCCCTCGGCGCCCTGGGGATGGGGCTCTCGGAGAGCGTGCCCGCCGCCGTCGGCTCGGCCGCCCTGCTCGGTGCCGGTACCGCCGTGATGCAGCCGGCCCTCGCGACGATGATCGTCTGGTGCTCGGACCCGGCCACCCGTACGCGTTCCTTCGCCATGCAGTTCTTTCTGCAGAACCTCGGACTCGGCGTCGGTGGTCTGATCGGCGGCCAGCTCGTCGACGCGAGCCGGCCGGACAGCTTCCTTCTTCTCTTCTCCATCGAAGCCGTGATGTTCCTGGTGCTCGCCGGGATCGTGCTGACCGTGCGGATGCCGGGGTCCCCCGCCCTGCAGGGCACCCGCCCCGCCGCCGCCAAGGGCGGCGGCGTCCGGGCGCTGCTCGGGCACAAGGCCATGGTCCAGCTCTGCGTCCTCGGCTTCGTGCTGTTCTTCGCCTGCTACGGGCAGTTCGAGTCGGGTCTCGCGGCGTACGGCACCGAGGCCGCCGGCATCCAGCCGTCCACGCTCGGGATCGCGCTGGCCGCCAACACGGCCGTCATCGTCGTCGCGCAGTTCGTGGTGCTGCGGTTCGTCGAGCGTCGTCGCCGCTCGCGGGTGATCGCGGCCGTCGGTCTGATCTGGGCCGTGGCGTGGGTGATCGCCGGGTACGCGGGGCTCGGGCACGGCAGCCAGACGATGGCGACCGCGGCCTTCGTCTCCACGTACGCCCTCTTCGGGCTCGGTGAGGCGATGCTGTCGCCGACCGTGGCGCCGCTGGTGGCCGACCTGGCTCCGGAGTCGATGGTCGGGCAGTACAACTCGGCGTTCGCTCTGGTCAAGCAGCTCGCGCTGGCCGTCGGGCCGGCCGTGGGCGGGCCCATGGGCGCCTCGCTGCACGGGCCGTACATCGTGACCTTCGTGCTCTTCTCGCTCGGGATCACGTACCTGGCGCTGCGGCTCGGCAAGCAGCTCACCCCGGTGCAGGACCAGCCGTCCCTGGCCACGAAGACCTCCCGGGTCGTGGCCCAGCACCTGCCGGAGAAGGAGAGCGTCTCCGCCTGA